One candidate division KSB1 bacterium genomic window carries:
- the sufC gene encoding Fe-S cluster assembly ATPase SufC, whose product MPHLWVRDLRAGTHDVEILQGVNLALHQAEIHALMGPNGSGKSTLAKVLMGHPGYRILAGEIRLFGEDIRTLPVHERAKRGLFLAFQYPVEVPGVSVANFLRSAVNAVREEPLRPLDFYRLLHDQLEYLEMDPDVAERYLNEGFSGGEKKRSEILQMALLRPRIALLDEIDSGLDVDALRVVAKAIRQAAEAGAGILIITHYHRILEHLQPDFVHIMAAGRIIQSGGPELAVEVERSGYEPFLASYESVEV is encoded by the coding sequence ATGCCGCATCTGTGGGTTCGGGATCTGCGTGCGGGAACTCACGACGTGGAAATCCTTCAAGGGGTGAACCTCGCTCTCCATCAGGCTGAGATCCACGCCCTGATGGGGCCAAATGGCTCCGGCAAGAGCACGCTGGCAAAGGTCCTGATGGGTCATCCCGGTTACCGCATCCTGGCGGGAGAGATTCGATTGTTTGGCGAGGACATCCGCACCTTGCCGGTCCACGAGAGGGCTAAGCGAGGTCTGTTTCTCGCCTTCCAGTATCCGGTGGAAGTGCCGGGGGTCTCGGTCGCCAACTTCCTGCGTTCAGCGGTGAACGCGGTGCGCGAAGAGCCGTTGCGGCCCCTGGACTTCTATCGCCTGTTGCACGATCAGCTCGAGTATCTGGAGATGGACCCCGACGTCGCGGAGCGATATCTGAACGAGGGTTTCTCTGGGGGCGAAAAGAAGCGGAGCGAAATCCTCCAGATGGCGCTGTTGCGTCCCAGGATCGCCCTTCTGGACGAGATCGACTCCGGCCTGGACGTGGACGCCTTGCGCGTGGTGGCCAAAGCCATCCGCCAAGCCGCGGAAGCGGGTGCCGGAATCCTGATCATCACCCATTACCACCGGATCCTGGAGCATCTCCAGCCGGACTTCGTCCACATCATGGCTGCGGGCAGGATCATTCAGTCAGGCGGACCGGAGCTTGCGGTCGAGGTGGAGCGGTCCGGCTACGAGCCATTTCTGGCAAGTTACGAGTCCGTGGAGGTGTGA
- a CDS encoding rhodanese-like domain-containing protein, with protein sequence MDRWPPVGQTLQQAAALVALAVVLGLVVNGLHPRGVHLVTKKGPVGAGLDEEPVLRALTDSSFNPTSPLIVNRETMQRLLSIPGTRLLDARAPEDFRRGHLPGAENLPYEEFFKYAAMLAGMSRHTWIVCYCDGPPCDLAEKLAGELFVAGFTRVAVYRGGLKDWRKSGGQIVAAPF encoded by the coding sequence ATGGACAGATGGCCCCCGGTTGGGCAGACGCTTCAGCAAGCCGCTGCATTGGTGGCCCTTGCCGTGGTTCTGGGACTGGTGGTGAACGGTCTCCATCCTCGGGGGGTTCATCTGGTGACGAAGAAGGGCCCGGTCGGTGCAGGGCTTGACGAAGAGCCTGTTTTGCGAGCGCTGACCGACTCGTCGTTCAACCCCACCTCACCGTTAATCGTGAACCGCGAGACGATGCAGCGACTCCTCTCCATCCCGGGCACCAGGCTCTTGGACGCGCGCGCTCCGGAGGATTTTCGCCGTGGCCATCTTCCGGGCGCTGAGAATCTCCCCTACGAGGAGTTCTTCAAGTACGCCGCGATGCTTGCGGGAATGTCCCGTCATACGTGGATCGTGTGCTATTGTGACGGCCCCCCCTGCGACCTCGCCGAGAAGCTTGCAGGCGAGCTCTTCGTCGCAGGCTTCACGCGCGTTGCGGTGTACCGCGGCGGGCTGAAGGATTGGAGGAAATCAGGAGGTCAGATTGTGGCGGCCCCCTTCTAA